From Anopheles darlingi chromosome 2, idAnoDarlMG_H_01, whole genome shotgun sequence, the proteins below share one genomic window:
- the LOC125950387 gene encoding ataxin-2 homolog isoform X2: MSKRNKTRPGPARTQRQRSIQAEGIYNNPPFMHAATSHVGNIVQIHTTAGHIYEGVFRTFSSQFQVVLEMAHRIEVGADQKTKIIVETHCDRLIFKANDIVTIAAKDVDPEYATRDTFKTDTAISRCNGTSWLEDRELEPWDPSGGTGLNGDHGDHSLELDSNADGWDVNDMFRKNETIYGLHSTFDQSLSGYTVPIQKRDSEEFKVQELEAEKIANEIENNPVYKERIDIENGDEEAAFAAVVRPPNASPAGGGSAATQPAAATNAGGGLNDKNSNNISSNSSSSSTTSSSHSINANSNTNSNNINNNNANSSTTSTMSVDKYVVPNKRKPGQQGGKLVKNTPPPLANNNNNGSPVVVPSQQQQQQQQPPSPHAPPPHKNSYGQMMSQPQHQQPPPQQQHQQPPPQQQQPSLVAGNQQQHGAGAGGMQQQQHPQYGLHANQSPYMHVQHQQQPPTPQQQQQQQQQQAHGQPPVMNKMNGDGGGQINVNSNQKPLPQRNVRQYQNAPAPVTYSEPPPSLNPQQMSGPMQNMSTKPPMHMTHPHHTVVTHMPPPAVVADGVVMQQHHVAMPPPPMMAPANQQQQQQTQPPPQPQRTGVVRNRDMEIDNLRKFGQDFKLAPPQQPQPTMPNVHQQPPPPTPVAQQQGPPPSQQQQQQQQQLPPPTVTSQSQQEHHPGSSPDNVKLQPVVVPPQHNEPPPATTPTQQQQQQQNQASQTTGPSGGSGGMLPAPHLLSQQPPPSGAPQQQVTQPSAQPPQTVTQQQQPGSGSPPQTQPQPNHVQGTPGVVVIVGNGSPANVLSPPASTPSAVSAGSESAAGATNSSSSSNGATDPSKPAGTATKKVFTLNPAAKPFTPRSPSTPNPSRPHTPQTPGPAALAQGSYQPPQPPTHQVIPQPFVMQYVVNSSSFQTAQQHPHATQPTRIRNGRQGSYRNEIFPVGASQIQVAAATGQPLLAPSPLQMLTPYGPTIHPSSFQAGPPFHQPYRIYDTPQPAQLQYLAATPPSSTPSPGQPHQQYHPGPQPSPAGGGPPAYAQVHHQQPTPYPVPICPIPQVVPTIYQNMTSAPQQNHHQQNLHVMHVAQHPTAQ; the protein is encoded by the exons GACTCAGAGGCAGCGGTCGATTCAAGCGGAAGGCATTTACAACAATCCACCGTTCATGCATGCGGCCACATCACACGTTGGCAACATCGTGCAAATTCATACGACGGCCGGACACATCTACGAAGGAGTATTTCGAACGTTTTCCTCACAGTTCCAG GTTGTACTGGAAATGGCACATCGCATTGAGGTGGGTGCGGACCAGAAAACGAAAATTATTGTGGAAACACATTGCGACCGGCTGATCTTCAAGGCCAACGATATCGTGACGATCGCGGCGAAGGACGTCGATCCAGAGTACGCTACGCGCGACACCTTCAAAACCGACACGGCCATTTCCCGGTGCAACGGCACGAGCTGGCTGGAGGATCGTGAACTAGAGCCGTGGGATCCGAGTGGTGGCACCGGTCTCAATGGTGATCACGGTGACCATAGCCTCGAGCTGGACTCGAACGCGGACGGCTGGGATGTGAATGATATGTTCCGCAAGAACGAAACAATCTACGGGCTGCATTCGACGTTCGATCAATCGCTGTCTGGCTACACGGTGCCGATTCAGAAGCGCGATAGCGAAGAGTTCAAAGTGCAGGAGCTCGAGGCAGAGAAGATTGCGAACGAAATCGAGAACAATCCAGTGTACAAGGAGCGCATTGACATTGAGAACGGTGACGAAGAGGCGGCATTCGCGGCAGTCGTGCGTCCCCCGAACGCGAgtccggccggtggtggtagtgccgcAACGCAACCCGCCGCAGCAAccaatgctggtggtggtttgaacGATAAGAACTCGAACAACATCAGTAgcaatagcagtagtagcagtactACTAGTAGCAGCCATAGCATTAACGCAAATAGTAATACCAACTCGAACAACATTAACAATAATAACGCGAATAGCAGCACAACATCGACCATGTCAGTCGACAAGTACGTAGTGCCCAATAAGCGTAAGCCAGGGCAGCAGGGTGGTAAGCTGGTGAAAAACACTCCGCCGCCCttggcgaacaacaacaataacggtTCGCCGGTTGTTGTACcctcgcagcaacagcaacaacagcagcagccgccaagTCCACACGCGCCTCCTCCACATAAGAACAGCTACGGTCAAATGATGTCtcagccgcagcatcagcaacctcctccccaacagcagcatcagcagcctcctcctcagcaacagcaaccatcgctggtggctggtaatcagcaacagcatggtgctggtgctggcggaatgcagcagcagcagcatccgcaatATGGTTTGCACGCGAATCAATCACCTTATATGCATgtgcaacaccagcagcaaccaccaacgccccagcagcagcagcaacaacaacaacaacaggccCACGGCCAACCTCCTGTGATGAACAAAAtgaacggtgacggtggtggtcagaTCAATGTAAATAGTAACCAAAAGCCTCTTCCGCAGCGAAATGTTCGCCAGTATCAAAACGCTCCCGCTCCGGTCACTTACAGTGAGCCACCGCCTTCGTTGAATCCTCAGCAAATGTCCGGACCCATGCAGAATATGTCCACCAAGCCCCCGATGCACATGACCCATCCGCATCACACGGTCGTAACACACATGCCACCGCCTGCCGTTGTAGCCGACGGTGttgtgatgcagcagcatcacgttgccatgccaccgccacctaTGATGGCACcggcaaaccagcagcaacaacagcaaacgcaacctccaccacaaccacagcgGACGGGTGTCGTTCGTAACCGAGACATGGAGATTGACAATTTGCGCAAATTCGGTCAGGACTTTAAGCTGGCCCCTCCGCAACAGCCGCAACCAACGATGCCGAACGTTCATCAGCAACCGCCGCCTCCTACTCCTGTGGCGCAACAGCAAGGACCTCCGCcttcgcaacaacagcagcagcaacaacaacagctgcctCCGCCCACGGTAACCTCGCAGTCCCAGCAGGAACATCACCCTGGTTCCTCACCGGACAATGTCAAGCTACAACCGGTTGTCGTTCCACCGCAGCATAAcgaaccaccgccagcaacgACGCcaactcaacagcagcagcagcagcagaaccaggCTTCCCAAACGACGGGCCCAtctggcggcagtggcggaaTGCTGCCGGCACCGCATTTGCTTTCtcagcagccgccaccgtctggtgcgccacagcagcaggttACCCAACCTTCCGCTCAGCCACCCCAAACAGTtactcaacagcagcaacccggaAGCGGTTCACCACCGCAAACACAGCCTCAACCAAACCATGTGCAAGGCACACCCGGTGTGGTGGTTATTGTAGGTAACGGGAGTCCAGCTAACGTTCTGTCACCACCGGCTAGTACGCCATCGGCCGTATCTGCCGGCAGTGAAAGCGCTGCGGGAGctactaacagcagcagcagcagtaatggcGCCACAGATCCGTCGAAACCTGCGGGTACAGCTACCAAGAAAGTGTTCACATTAAATCCGGCCGCCAAACCGTTCACTCCACGTAGCCCTAGCACTCCTAATCCGTCTCG CCCGCACACACCGCAAACACCGGGTCCGGCGGCGCTGGCACAAGGCTCTTACCAGCCACCGCAACCGCCAACCCATCAAGTCATACCGCAACCGTTCGTGATGCAGTACGTCGTTAATTCGTCCTCATTCCAAACGGCGCAACAGCATCCGCATGCTACGCAGCCAACCCGCATCCGGAATGGACGCCAAGGTAGCTACCGGAACGAAATTT TTCCAGTTGGTGCGTCCCAGATACAGGTGGCCGCAGCTACTGGACAGCCACTGCTAGCAcctagcccgctccagatgctCACCCCCTACGGTCCAACGATTCACCCATCATCCTTCCAGGCCggtccaccattccaccagcCATACCGCATCTACGATACGCCGCAACCAGCACAGCTGCAGTATCTGGCCGCGACGCCACCATCGTCAACGCCTTCACCAGGTCAACCGCACCAACAGTACCACCCGGGCCCACAACCATCgcctgccggtggtggtccgccAGCGTACGCCCAggttcatcatcagcaaccgaCACCGTACCCGGTTCCAATTTGCCCGATCCCCCAGGTTGTGCCGACTATCTACCAAAACATGACATCGGCCCCgcagcaaaaccatcatcagcagaacCTGCATGTGATGCACGTTGCGCAGCATCCAACGGCACAGTAG
- the LOC125950387 gene encoding ataxin-2 homolog isoform X1 — protein MSKRNKTRPGPARTQRQRSIQAEGIYNNPPFMHAATSHVGNIVQIHTTAGHIYEGVFRTFSSQFQVVLEMAHRIEVGADQKTKIIVETHCDRLIFKANDIVTIAAKDVDPEYATRDTFKTDTAISRCNGTSWLEDRELEPWDPSGGTGLNGDHGDHSLELDSNADGWDVNDMFRKNETIYGLHSTFDQSLSGYTVPIQKRDSEEFKVQELEAEKIANEIENNPVYKERIDIENGDEEAAFAAVVRPPNASPAGGGSAATQPAAATNAGGGLNDKNSNNISSNSSSSSTTSSSHSINANSNTNSNNINNNNANSSTTSTMSVDKYVVPNKRKPGQQGGKLVKNTPPPLANNNNNGSPVVVPSQQQQQQQQPPSPHAPPPHKNSYGQMMSQPQHQQPPPQQQHQQPPPQQQQPSLVAGNQQQHGAGAGGMQQQQHPQYGLHANQSPYMHVQHQQQPPTPQQQQQQQQQQAHGQPPVMNKMNGDGGGQINVNSNQKPLPQRNVRQYQNAPAPVTYSEPPPSLNPQQMSGPMQNMSTKPPMHMTHPHHTVVTHMPPPAVVADGVVMQQHHVAMPPPPMMAPANQQQQQQTQPPPQPQRTGVVRNRDMEIDNLRKFGQDFKLAPPQQPQPTMPNVHQQPPPPTPVAQQQGPPPSQQQQQQQQQLPPPTVTSQSQQEHHPGSSPDNVKLQPVVVPPQHNEPPPATTPTQQQQQQQNQASQTTGPSGGSGGMLPAPHLLSQQPPPSGAPQQQVTQPSAQPPQTVTQQQQPGSGSPPQTQPQPNHVQGTPGVVVIVGNGSPANVLSPPASTPSAVSAGSESAAGATNSSSSSNGATDPSKPAGTATKKVFTLNPAAKPFTPRSPSTPNPSRHTSSSPHTPQTPGPAALAQGSYQPPQPPTHQVIPQPFVMQYVVNSSSFQTAQQHPHATQPTRIRNGRQGSYRNEIFPVGASQIQVAAATGQPLLAPSPLQMLTPYGPTIHPSSFQAGPPFHQPYRIYDTPQPAQLQYLAATPPSSTPSPGQPHQQYHPGPQPSPAGGGPPAYAQVHHQQPTPYPVPICPIPQVVPTIYQNMTSAPQQNHHQQNLHVMHVAQHPTAQ, from the exons GACTCAGAGGCAGCGGTCGATTCAAGCGGAAGGCATTTACAACAATCCACCGTTCATGCATGCGGCCACATCACACGTTGGCAACATCGTGCAAATTCATACGACGGCCGGACACATCTACGAAGGAGTATTTCGAACGTTTTCCTCACAGTTCCAG GTTGTACTGGAAATGGCACATCGCATTGAGGTGGGTGCGGACCAGAAAACGAAAATTATTGTGGAAACACATTGCGACCGGCTGATCTTCAAGGCCAACGATATCGTGACGATCGCGGCGAAGGACGTCGATCCAGAGTACGCTACGCGCGACACCTTCAAAACCGACACGGCCATTTCCCGGTGCAACGGCACGAGCTGGCTGGAGGATCGTGAACTAGAGCCGTGGGATCCGAGTGGTGGCACCGGTCTCAATGGTGATCACGGTGACCATAGCCTCGAGCTGGACTCGAACGCGGACGGCTGGGATGTGAATGATATGTTCCGCAAGAACGAAACAATCTACGGGCTGCATTCGACGTTCGATCAATCGCTGTCTGGCTACACGGTGCCGATTCAGAAGCGCGATAGCGAAGAGTTCAAAGTGCAGGAGCTCGAGGCAGAGAAGATTGCGAACGAAATCGAGAACAATCCAGTGTACAAGGAGCGCATTGACATTGAGAACGGTGACGAAGAGGCGGCATTCGCGGCAGTCGTGCGTCCCCCGAACGCGAgtccggccggtggtggtagtgccgcAACGCAACCCGCCGCAGCAAccaatgctggtggtggtttgaacGATAAGAACTCGAACAACATCAGTAgcaatagcagtagtagcagtactACTAGTAGCAGCCATAGCATTAACGCAAATAGTAATACCAACTCGAACAACATTAACAATAATAACGCGAATAGCAGCACAACATCGACCATGTCAGTCGACAAGTACGTAGTGCCCAATAAGCGTAAGCCAGGGCAGCAGGGTGGTAAGCTGGTGAAAAACACTCCGCCGCCCttggcgaacaacaacaataacggtTCGCCGGTTGTTGTACcctcgcagcaacagcaacaacagcagcagccgccaagTCCACACGCGCCTCCTCCACATAAGAACAGCTACGGTCAAATGATGTCtcagccgcagcatcagcaacctcctccccaacagcagcatcagcagcctcctcctcagcaacagcaaccatcgctggtggctggtaatcagcaacagcatggtgctggtgctggcggaatgcagcagcagcagcatccgcaatATGGTTTGCACGCGAATCAATCACCTTATATGCATgtgcaacaccagcagcaaccaccaacgccccagcagcagcagcaacaacaacaacaacaggccCACGGCCAACCTCCTGTGATGAACAAAAtgaacggtgacggtggtggtcagaTCAATGTAAATAGTAACCAAAAGCCTCTTCCGCAGCGAAATGTTCGCCAGTATCAAAACGCTCCCGCTCCGGTCACTTACAGTGAGCCACCGCCTTCGTTGAATCCTCAGCAAATGTCCGGACCCATGCAGAATATGTCCACCAAGCCCCCGATGCACATGACCCATCCGCATCACACGGTCGTAACACACATGCCACCGCCTGCCGTTGTAGCCGACGGTGttgtgatgcagcagcatcacgttgccatgccaccgccacctaTGATGGCACcggcaaaccagcagcaacaacagcaaacgcaacctccaccacaaccacagcgGACGGGTGTCGTTCGTAACCGAGACATGGAGATTGACAATTTGCGCAAATTCGGTCAGGACTTTAAGCTGGCCCCTCCGCAACAGCCGCAACCAACGATGCCGAACGTTCATCAGCAACCGCCGCCTCCTACTCCTGTGGCGCAACAGCAAGGACCTCCGCcttcgcaacaacagcagcagcaacaacaacagctgcctCCGCCCACGGTAACCTCGCAGTCCCAGCAGGAACATCACCCTGGTTCCTCACCGGACAATGTCAAGCTACAACCGGTTGTCGTTCCACCGCAGCATAAcgaaccaccgccagcaacgACGCcaactcaacagcagcagcagcagcagaaccaggCTTCCCAAACGACGGGCCCAtctggcggcagtggcggaaTGCTGCCGGCACCGCATTTGCTTTCtcagcagccgccaccgtctggtgcgccacagcagcaggttACCCAACCTTCCGCTCAGCCACCCCAAACAGTtactcaacagcagcaacccggaAGCGGTTCACCACCGCAAACACAGCCTCAACCAAACCATGTGCAAGGCACACCCGGTGTGGTGGTTATTGTAGGTAACGGGAGTCCAGCTAACGTTCTGTCACCACCGGCTAGTACGCCATCGGCCGTATCTGCCGGCAGTGAAAGCGCTGCGGGAGctactaacagcagcagcagcagtaatggcGCCACAGATCCGTCGAAACCTGCGGGTACAGCTACCAAGAAAGTGTTCACATTAAATCCGGCCGCCAAACCGTTCACTCCACGTAGCCCTAGCACTCCTAATCCGTCTCG TCACACGTCTTCTAGCCCGCACACACCGCAAACACCGGGTCCGGCGGCGCTGGCACAAGGCTCTTACCAGCCACCGCAACCGCCAACCCATCAAGTCATACCGCAACCGTTCGTGATGCAGTACGTCGTTAATTCGTCCTCATTCCAAACGGCGCAACAGCATCCGCATGCTACGCAGCCAACCCGCATCCGGAATGGACGCCAAGGTAGCTACCGGAACGAAATTT TTCCAGTTGGTGCGTCCCAGATACAGGTGGCCGCAGCTACTGGACAGCCACTGCTAGCAcctagcccgctccagatgctCACCCCCTACGGTCCAACGATTCACCCATCATCCTTCCAGGCCggtccaccattccaccagcCATACCGCATCTACGATACGCCGCAACCAGCACAGCTGCAGTATCTGGCCGCGACGCCACCATCGTCAACGCCTTCACCAGGTCAACCGCACCAACAGTACCACCCGGGCCCACAACCATCgcctgccggtggtggtccgccAGCGTACGCCCAggttcatcatcagcaaccgaCACCGTACCCGGTTCCAATTTGCCCGATCCCCCAGGTTGTGCCGACTATCTACCAAAACATGACATCGGCCCCgcagcaaaaccatcatcagcagaacCTGCATGTGATGCACGTTGCGCAGCATCCAACGGCACAGTAG
- the LOC125950387 gene encoding ataxin-2 homolog isoform X3, with protein sequence MSKRNKTRPGPARTQRQRSIQAEGIYNNPPFMHAATSHVGNIVQIHTTAGHIYEGVFRTFSSQFQVVLEMAHRIEVGADQKTKIIVETHCDRLIFKANDIVTIAAKDVDPEYATRDTFKTDTAISRCNGTSWLEDRELEPWDPSGGTGLNGDHGDHSLELDSNADGWDVNDMFRKNETIYGLHSTFDQSLSGYTVPIQKRDSEEFKVQELEAEKIANEIENNPVYKERIDIENGDEEAAFAAVVRPPNASPAGGGSAATQPAAATNAGGGLNDKNSNNISSNSSSSSTTSSSHSINANSNTNSNNINNNNANSSTTSTMSVDKYVVPNKRKPGQQGGKLVKNTPPPLANNNNNGSPVVVPSQQQQQQQQPPSPHAPPPHKNSYGQMMSQPQHQQPPPQQQHQQPPPQQQQPSLVAGNQQQHGAGAGGMQQQQHPQYGLHANQSPYMHVQHQQQPPTPQQQQQQQQQQAHGQPPVMNKMNGDGGGQINVNSNQKPLPQRNVRQYQNAPAPVTYSEPPPSLNPQQMSGPMQNMSTKPPMHMTHPHHTVVTHMPPPAVVADGVVMQQHHVAMPPPPMMAPANQQQQQQTQPPPQPQRTGVVRNRDMEIDNLRKFGQDFKLAPPQQPQPTMPNVHQQPPPPTPVAQQQGPPPSQQQQQQQQQLPPPTVTSQSQQEHHPGSSPDNVKLQPVVVPPQHNEPPPATTPTQQQQQQQNQASQTTGPSGGSGGMLPAPHLLSQQPPPSGAPQQQVTQPSAQPPQTVTQQQQPGSGSPPQTQPQPNHVQGTPGVVVIVGNGSPANVLSPPASTPSAVSAGSESAAGATNSSSSSNGATDPSKPAGTATKKVFTLNPAAKPFTPRSPSTPNPSRHTSSSPHTPQTPGPAALAQGSYQPPQPPTHQVIPQPFVMQYVVNSSSFQTAQQHPHATQPTRIRNGRQVPVGASQIQVAAATGQPLLAPSPLQMLTPYGPTIHPSSFQAGPPFHQPYRIYDTPQPAQLQYLAATPPSSTPSPGQPHQQYHPGPQPSPAGGGPPAYAQVHHQQPTPYPVPICPIPQVVPTIYQNMTSAPQQNHHQQNLHVMHVAQHPTAQ encoded by the exons GACTCAGAGGCAGCGGTCGATTCAAGCGGAAGGCATTTACAACAATCCACCGTTCATGCATGCGGCCACATCACACGTTGGCAACATCGTGCAAATTCATACGACGGCCGGACACATCTACGAAGGAGTATTTCGAACGTTTTCCTCACAGTTCCAG GTTGTACTGGAAATGGCACATCGCATTGAGGTGGGTGCGGACCAGAAAACGAAAATTATTGTGGAAACACATTGCGACCGGCTGATCTTCAAGGCCAACGATATCGTGACGATCGCGGCGAAGGACGTCGATCCAGAGTACGCTACGCGCGACACCTTCAAAACCGACACGGCCATTTCCCGGTGCAACGGCACGAGCTGGCTGGAGGATCGTGAACTAGAGCCGTGGGATCCGAGTGGTGGCACCGGTCTCAATGGTGATCACGGTGACCATAGCCTCGAGCTGGACTCGAACGCGGACGGCTGGGATGTGAATGATATGTTCCGCAAGAACGAAACAATCTACGGGCTGCATTCGACGTTCGATCAATCGCTGTCTGGCTACACGGTGCCGATTCAGAAGCGCGATAGCGAAGAGTTCAAAGTGCAGGAGCTCGAGGCAGAGAAGATTGCGAACGAAATCGAGAACAATCCAGTGTACAAGGAGCGCATTGACATTGAGAACGGTGACGAAGAGGCGGCATTCGCGGCAGTCGTGCGTCCCCCGAACGCGAgtccggccggtggtggtagtgccgcAACGCAACCCGCCGCAGCAAccaatgctggtggtggtttgaacGATAAGAACTCGAACAACATCAGTAgcaatagcagtagtagcagtactACTAGTAGCAGCCATAGCATTAACGCAAATAGTAATACCAACTCGAACAACATTAACAATAATAACGCGAATAGCAGCACAACATCGACCATGTCAGTCGACAAGTACGTAGTGCCCAATAAGCGTAAGCCAGGGCAGCAGGGTGGTAAGCTGGTGAAAAACACTCCGCCGCCCttggcgaacaacaacaataacggtTCGCCGGTTGTTGTACcctcgcagcaacagcaacaacagcagcagccgccaagTCCACACGCGCCTCCTCCACATAAGAACAGCTACGGTCAAATGATGTCtcagccgcagcatcagcaacctcctccccaacagcagcatcagcagcctcctcctcagcaacagcaaccatcgctggtggctggtaatcagcaacagcatggtgctggtgctggcggaatgcagcagcagcagcatccgcaatATGGTTTGCACGCGAATCAATCACCTTATATGCATgtgcaacaccagcagcaaccaccaacgccccagcagcagcagcaacaacaacaacaacaggccCACGGCCAACCTCCTGTGATGAACAAAAtgaacggtgacggtggtggtcagaTCAATGTAAATAGTAACCAAAAGCCTCTTCCGCAGCGAAATGTTCGCCAGTATCAAAACGCTCCCGCTCCGGTCACTTACAGTGAGCCACCGCCTTCGTTGAATCCTCAGCAAATGTCCGGACCCATGCAGAATATGTCCACCAAGCCCCCGATGCACATGACCCATCCGCATCACACGGTCGTAACACACATGCCACCGCCTGCCGTTGTAGCCGACGGTGttgtgatgcagcagcatcacgttgccatgccaccgccacctaTGATGGCACcggcaaaccagcagcaacaacagcaaacgcaacctccaccacaaccacagcgGACGGGTGTCGTTCGTAACCGAGACATGGAGATTGACAATTTGCGCAAATTCGGTCAGGACTTTAAGCTGGCCCCTCCGCAACAGCCGCAACCAACGATGCCGAACGTTCATCAGCAACCGCCGCCTCCTACTCCTGTGGCGCAACAGCAAGGACCTCCGCcttcgcaacaacagcagcagcaacaacaacagctgcctCCGCCCACGGTAACCTCGCAGTCCCAGCAGGAACATCACCCTGGTTCCTCACCGGACAATGTCAAGCTACAACCGGTTGTCGTTCCACCGCAGCATAAcgaaccaccgccagcaacgACGCcaactcaacagcagcagcagcagcagaaccaggCTTCCCAAACGACGGGCCCAtctggcggcagtggcggaaTGCTGCCGGCACCGCATTTGCTTTCtcagcagccgccaccgtctggtgcgccacagcagcaggttACCCAACCTTCCGCTCAGCCACCCCAAACAGTtactcaacagcagcaacccggaAGCGGTTCACCACCGCAAACACAGCCTCAACCAAACCATGTGCAAGGCACACCCGGTGTGGTGGTTATTGTAGGTAACGGGAGTCCAGCTAACGTTCTGTCACCACCGGCTAGTACGCCATCGGCCGTATCTGCCGGCAGTGAAAGCGCTGCGGGAGctactaacagcagcagcagcagtaatggcGCCACAGATCCGTCGAAACCTGCGGGTACAGCTACCAAGAAAGTGTTCACATTAAATCCGGCCGCCAAACCGTTCACTCCACGTAGCCCTAGCACTCCTAATCCGTCTCG TCACACGTCTTCTAGCCCGCACACACCGCAAACACCGGGTCCGGCGGCGCTGGCACAAGGCTCTTACCAGCCACCGCAACCGCCAACCCATCAAGTCATACCGCAACCGTTCGTGATGCAGTACGTCGTTAATTCGTCCTCATTCCAAACGGCGCAACAGCATCCGCATGCTACGCAGCCAACCCGCATCCGGAATGGACGCCAAG TTCCAGTTGGTGCGTCCCAGATACAGGTGGCCGCAGCTACTGGACAGCCACTGCTAGCAcctagcccgctccagatgctCACCCCCTACGGTCCAACGATTCACCCATCATCCTTCCAGGCCggtccaccattccaccagcCATACCGCATCTACGATACGCCGCAACCAGCACAGCTGCAGTATCTGGCCGCGACGCCACCATCGTCAACGCCTTCACCAGGTCAACCGCACCAACAGTACCACCCGGGCCCACAACCATCgcctgccggtggtggtccgccAGCGTACGCCCAggttcatcatcagcaaccgaCACCGTACCCGGTTCCAATTTGCCCGATCCCCCAGGTTGTGCCGACTATCTACCAAAACATGACATCGGCCCCgcagcaaaaccatcatcagcagaacCTGCATGTGATGCACGTTGCGCAGCATCCAACGGCACAGTAG